The sequence CTTCGAAGCATAGATGAATTATCTCATAAAGAGGAGTTAATGATTTTTAGCGCAGGTCCTATAGTGAATTTAATAGCTGCAATAGTGTTTTTTATTATATATAAATATTGTTCTTGGCACATTTTTTATCAATGCGTTGAAATAAATCTGACTCTAGGGATATTTAATTTGATTCCAGCGATGCCTCTTGATGGTTCCAAATTACTTAAGAGCATTTTAAGTGTAAAGATGCTATATAAAAAGTCTCATAACATAACTGTGTATACAAGCTATGTATTTTCAGTTATATTTATTGGATTTTTTTTCTTAAGTGTATATTTGCATAAGATGAATATTTGTTTCATTCTTGTGGCTATAATGATAGCTATTGAGAGTCATAAAGAAAAAGGAAGGGTAATGTATATAATAATGGGTGATGTGGTTAAGAAGAAAACTAAGTTCTTAAAGAATAAGTATATGATAAATAGAATGGTATCTGTTTATTGTAAGGAAAGTTTACTAAATTTGCTTGGATATACAAATAAAAATAGGTATCATATATTTTATATACTAAATGATAATATGGATGTAATAGGCAAGATTAGCGAGGGTGAAGTGGTAGAAGTGTTAAAGAAGCATGGAAACATAACCTTACAGGAATATATTTGCCTTAAGGATGAAAACACATTGGTTTAAGATAAATTTTGTGTTAGAATATAGTGATAATTAATGACTTTAAGTATATTAAAAAAATAGGTAAATGCTAGTCTAATTGATTTGCTATTTATTTCAGGATGAATTAATAAAAAATAAAGTGCTATGACAGGCTATAATTTTTTAGGAAATCTCTAAAGAAGTTTAGGGATTTCTTAAAAAATGTTTTTATTTAAAAAAGTCAGTATTAATTTAATAATTACTAAACTATTATTAGGCGTCTGAAAATAAATAACAAGTCCAAATATGTGACGGATATTTTTAGTTAGACAAGGAAACAGGTTCCGCAGATAGCAGAGCTATCTAAGGGTTCTGTTGACGTAGTATAACGGAAAATAGACTAACATATGGACTTATTTATTTTTTGAAGATGCCTTATTGAAATAACTAAAAAATATTAAAATACAGAACAATAATTAGGAGGAAACCAATGGTTAGAATATCAGATGATATATTATGTAAAGTGGAAAAACCAGCAAGATATGTTGGTGGAGAAATCAATCAAGTAAACAAAGATCCAAAGGAAGTGGATATTAGATTTGCTTTTTGTTTCCCAGATGTTTATGAAGTAGGAATGTCCCATTTAGGAACTAGAATTCTATATCATACAATCAATGCAAGAAAGGATACATATTGCGAAAGAGCATTTGCACCATGGCCAGACATGGAAGCACTTATGAGAGAAAATGACATTCCATTATATGCTTTGGAAACTAAAGATCCGCTTAATCAATTTGACATGATAGGTTTTACTCTTCAATATGAGATGAGTTATACAAACATATTAAATATGCTTAACATGAGTGGAATAACTATAAGAGCATCTGAAAGAGGAGAAGATGAACCTATAATTATGGCAGGTGGACCATGTGCATATAATCCTGAAACTTTATCAGGTGTTATAGATTTCTTTGAGCTTGGAGAAGGCGAAGAAATGATGAATGATGTGCTAGATTTATATAAGCAATACAAGGGCAAGAGCAAGAAAGAGTTTTTAAGAGCTGTTGCTAAGATTGAAGGAGTTTATGTGCCATCTCTTTATGATGTAACTTACAATGAGGATGGAACAATTAAAGCTTTCACACCAAAGTATGATGATGTTCCTGCAAAGGTTAAAAAGAGAATAATAAATAACTTTGACAAGGTAGATTTCCCAGTTGATATGTTAGTGCCATACACTGAAATTGTTCATGACAGAATAGTTTTAGAGGTATTTAGAGGATGTACTAATGGTTGTAGATTCTGCCAAGCAGGTATGATTTATAGACCAGTAAGAGAAAAGTCAACAGAAACTTTATTAGAGCAGGCAAGAGAATTGCTTAAGGCAACAGGTTATAAAGATATATCATTATCTTCTTTAAGTACTTGTGACTATTCAAACATAACTGTTCTTTTAAATAAGCTTATGGAGGAGCACAGTGCAAACAATGTAGCTGTAGCCTTACCATCTATAAGAGTAGATGCCTTCTCTGTAGATCTTATTAAAGAAATACAAAAGGTAAGAAAAACAGGCTTAACCTTTGCACCAGAGGCAGGTTCTCAAAGAATGAGAGATGTTATAAACAAGGGATTAACTGAAGAAAGAATACTTGAAGCAGCTAAAAATGCCTTTGAGGCTGGTTGGAGCACATTAAAGTTATACTTTATGATAGGACTTCCATATGAAACTATAGATGATGTTAGGGGCATAGGGGAGCTTTCAGAGAAAATAACAGAAGAATATTATAAGGTTCC comes from Clostridium sp. TW13 and encodes:
- a CDS encoding M50 family metallopeptidase is translated as MLKLSKWLLPQILIILILGFRIEVILSFFWIIVHELCHYLVARTLGVQVDQFKIHPLGTAIQLRSIDELSHKEELMIFSAGPIVNLIAAIVFFIIYKYCSWHIFYQCVEINLTLGIFNLIPAMPLDGSKLLKSILSVKMLYKKSHNITVYTSYVFSVIFIGFFFLSVYLHKMNICFILVAIMIAIESHKEKGRVMYIIMGDVVKKKTKFLKNKYMINRMVSVYCKESLLNLLGYTNKNRYHIFYILNDNMDVIGKISEGEVVEVLKKHGNITLQEYICLKDENTLV
- a CDS encoding TIGR03960 family B12-binding radical SAM protein — protein: MVRISDDILCKVEKPARYVGGEINQVNKDPKEVDIRFAFCFPDVYEVGMSHLGTRILYHTINARKDTYCERAFAPWPDMEALMRENDIPLYALETKDPLNQFDMIGFTLQYEMSYTNILNMLNMSGITIRASERGEDEPIIMAGGPCAYNPETLSGVIDFFELGEGEEMMNDVLDLYKQYKGKSKKEFLRAVAKIEGVYVPSLYDVTYNEDGTIKAFTPKYDDVPAKVKKRIINNFDKVDFPVDMLVPYTEIVHDRIVLEVFRGCTNGCRFCQAGMIYRPVREKSTETLLEQARELLKATGYKDISLSSLSTCDYSNITVLLNKLMEEHSANNVAVALPSIRVDAFSVDLIKEIQKVRKTGLTFAPEAGSQRMRDVINKGLTEERILEAAKNAFEAGWSTLKLYFMIGLPYETIDDVRGIGELSEKITEEYYKVPRNVRNKGLRVTVSTSIFVPKPFTPFQWVAMERIENVTEKISAVRGEIKAKSTSYSYHEQQTSYLESVFARGDRRVCEVLIKAYENGAKFDGWSEYFKFDVWKKALEEAGVDGDFYAYRNRSYDEILPWDFIDIGVNREYLQNENEKAKVGALTQNCRQGCTGCGVNVNFKEGKCFDGAILN